Proteins encoded by one window of Paenibacillus urinalis:
- a CDS encoding copper homeostasis protein CutC: MLLEIIATTVDDAVTAEKCGANRLELITAITEGGLTPGIGLVSQVVKSVSIPVHVMVRPHSRSFVYSETDVETMAAEIEAIRQTGAAGVVLGALTTDGKIDVRTLELLLKSAGDLQVTFHRAFDELEDQLEGLSTLAKYHAVTRVLTSGGPKPAPQSIPQIRRLVEQAAGSHLCILAGSGLKREMITNFIEQTGVTEIHFGSAVRYDQSGLQPINPAELRALSDCIHK; this comes from the coding sequence ATGCTGTTAGAGATTATAGCAACGACCGTGGACGACGCCGTTACGGCAGAGAAGTGCGGTGCCAATCGCTTGGAGCTGATTACGGCCATTACTGAAGGCGGATTAACTCCAGGAATCGGTCTTGTCTCCCAAGTGGTGAAGTCTGTTAGCATTCCCGTGCATGTCATGGTGCGTCCACATAGCCGTTCCTTCGTTTATAGTGAGACCGATGTGGAAACGATGGCTGCCGAGATTGAGGCGATCCGGCAGACAGGTGCGGCAGGCGTTGTACTTGGAGCGCTGACAACAGATGGCAAAATCGATGTTAGAACGTTAGAGCTGCTGCTCAAGTCAGCTGGTGATCTGCAGGTGACGTTTCATCGTGCCTTTGATGAGCTGGAGGATCAGCTGGAGGGTCTCAGTACTCTTGCGAAGTATCATGCAGTAACGAGAGTTCTCACCTCCGGTGGTCCGAAGCCGGCCCCCCAGTCGATTCCACAAATTCGCAGACTTGTGGAACAGGCAGCAGGAAGCCACCTTTGTATTCTAGCGGGCAGTGGCTTGAAGAGAGAAATGATCACGAACTTTATTGAGCAAACCGGTGTAACAGAGATCCACTTCGGCTCTGCCGTCCGCTACGATCAGTCCGGTCTACAGCCGATCAATCCGGCCGAGCTGCGTGCCCTCTCTGATTGCATCCATAAATAA